A single Acidobacteriota bacterium DNA region contains:
- a CDS encoding HAD-IA family hydrolase — translation MARMASGRRVEAVFFDVDFTLIHPGPVFDGDGYSAFARSHGLQADPSLYEAAVRQASSELDHLQDAVYRPDPFIRYARRVLTEMGARGDRLDACAHEIYEEWAACRHFTLYEDVQPAFAALCDEGYRLGLISNTHRSLDNFQTHFQLKPYVTVAVSSSEQGYLKPHPSIFRTALAAAGTAAADSVMVGDSLTHDIAGARQVGMSAVLLIRSMSGNSHPGGGVGNEIPVIHSLTALPGLLRRL, via the coding sequence ATGGCGCGCATGGCGTCCGGCCGGCGCGTCGAAGCGGTCTTCTTCGACGTCGACTTCACGCTGATTCACCCCGGCCCGGTCTTCGACGGCGATGGCTACAGCGCGTTTGCGCGCAGCCACGGGCTGCAAGCCGACCCGAGCCTCTACGAGGCCGCCGTGCGCCAGGCATCGAGCGAACTGGATCATCTGCAGGATGCGGTCTACCGTCCGGATCCGTTCATCCGCTACGCTCGACGGGTCCTGACCGAGATGGGCGCGCGGGGCGACCGTCTGGACGCTTGCGCCCATGAGATCTACGAGGAGTGGGCCGCCTGCCGTCACTTCACGCTGTACGAAGACGTTCAGCCCGCATTTGCCGCGCTCTGCGACGAGGGCTACCGCCTGGGCCTGATTTCCAACACGCACCGCTCGCTCGACAATTTCCAGACCCATTTCCAGTTGAAGCCGTACGTCACCGTCGCCGTTTCGTCGTCCGAGCAGGGCTACCTGAAGCCCCATCCGAGTATCTTCCGTACCGCCCTCGCCGCGGCGGGCACGGCGGCGGCGGACTCCGTCATGGTGGGTGACAGCCTGACCCATGACATCGCCGGAGCGCGACAGGTAGGTATGTCGGCCGTCCTGTTGATTCGCTCGATGAGCGGGAATTCGCACCCCGGCGGCGGCGTGGGGAATGAGATCCCGGTGATCCACTCTCTCACCGCTCTCCCGGGCCTGTTGCGCCGGTTGTAG
- a CDS encoding histidine triad nucleotide-binding protein, with product MSSNDTADCLFCRIASGEIPGDIVYQDEDLIAFNDINPQAPTHVLIVPRRHIATLNDLAADDVSLVGRLIHRATAIAAERGHAEAGYRTVFNCNAEAGQTVFHIHLHLLAGRSMTWPPG from the coding sequence ATGAGTAGCAACGACACGGCTGACTGTCTCTTTTGCAGGATCGCGTCGGGCGAGATCCCGGGTGACATCGTTTACCAGGACGAAGACCTGATCGCGTTTAACGACATCAACCCGCAGGCGCCGACGCATGTGCTGATCGTGCCGCGGCGGCACATCGCGACCCTGAACGATCTCGCGGCCGACGACGTGAGTCTCGTCGGTCGGTTGATCCACCGGGCCACGGCGATCGCCGCGGAACGCGGGCACGCCGAGGCCGGCTACCGGACTGTCTTCAACTGCAACGCCGAGGCCGGCCAGACCGTCTTCCACATACACCTTCACTTGCTCGCTGGCCGCTCCATGACCTGGCCGCCGGGCTAG